A single Opisthocomus hoazin isolate bOpiHoa1 chromosome 1, bOpiHoa1.hap1, whole genome shotgun sequence DNA region contains:
- the C1H3orf52 gene encoding TPA-induced transmembrane protein — protein sequence MSCLHACFRDRDPRAETEAMKRQSSGQEHEIIELQEDNVEETEADHAKPLNAQTRKETDHWKSCRNTVCWKCKLWMVITTIFLVFFLVILISLVLYSNVYTDEDDYWDPDALLNSGKYRNFSGTLELMCGLPHLFSEDITKRLTDVYSSSPALGRYFRSAQVVYFSNENSTVFYQLEFSVPPSTEGFMENTMNPDFIRNVLRQNIYDEDDTSDPGTSECNRLKLDPTSLTLT from the exons ATGAGTTGCCTCCACGCTTGCTTCAGAGACAGAGATCCTCGTGCAGAGACAGAAGCTATGAAAAGGCAAAGCTCTGGTCAGGAGCATGAGATTATTGAATTACAAGAAGACAATGTGGAGGAAACTGAAGCTGATCATGCCAAGCCTCTAAATGCTCAGACAAGAAAG GAGACTGATCATTGGAAATCATGCAGGAATACAGTTTGCTGGAAGTGTAAACTATGGATGGTTATAACTACAATTTTTCTAGTATTCTTCCTGGTCATTCTCATCAGCCTAGTTCTTTATTCTA ATGTTTACACAGATGAGGATGACTATTGGGATCCTGATGCACTACTAAACAGTGGAAAATATCGCAATTTTTCAGGAACGTTGGAGTTAATGTGTGGTCTCCCACACCTTTTCTCTGAAGACATCACTAAGAGG ttAACAGATGTCTACAGTTCATCTCCAGCTCTAGGACGCTATTTTAGGTCGGCTCAGGTGGTTTATTTCAG TAATGAAAACTCCACTGTATTTTATCAGCTAGAATTTTCTGTACCTCCATCAACAGAAGGGTTTATGGAAAATACAATGAACCCAGATTTTATAAGGAATGTTCTACGTCAAAATATTTATGATGAAGATGATACTTCTGATCCTGGGACATCTGAATGCAACAGGTTAAAGCTTGACCCGACTTCTCTCACATTAACAT AG
- the LOC142359610 gene encoding suppressor of tumorigenicity 14 protein-like, whose protein sequence is MIRAFPSSRVSVYTIPAPHGSEQTAGQESPHIPYCPCYREGLCQKYCCFKGVRSRFWRRQLLGILPIVSLTVTGIVLLLHYTFSPAFSFIYIGGSVEIPNLTYTNDLNDPKSQKFLLQAEAIQNYFAESYESCSLGKYYLKSVVAAFSEGESGLRAYYWNTFWAPQDMVASLKKLTPVEQKEISSKQAAHMFSSSGEEDFDLVTMELFVSDSTEYDVMLKSAVSFDLYAKPGNNRTLTLMNPKKSFYQWRLRVPSNYVVRLVVITLHGVTPESCASHHLSAYDFLLPLQNKIITRWCGPGAWTTPVVRLTSSSNVMLLTFSLDRREESHVLKAHFQAIPKLMCGGHYISWNGTLSSPYYPSYYPPNIDCSWIIRAPLPGYKLSLKILVIQIQEKSPGSSKCDKDWLEIDGVRYCKALSESNRNREYGYSVAINFHSDELVTHRGFYMEYKAFSHTDRCNPEQLKCGDGKCKHQYNTCKDDDSCAEDSDENICSYKSCSPYAYKCLNGKCLLKSNPECDGKRDCADGSDEMNCACGRHLLKKNRIVGGEDARSGKWPWQASLQMGSRGHVCGASVISNRWLLSAAHCFLDSDSVRYSVPSGWRAYMGLHTIKEKSNRVAMRSIKRIIVHPQYDQSISDYDIALLEMETPVFFSELVQPICLPSTSRVFVYGTVCYVTGWGAIKEKSHLAETLKEARVRIINQSVCNKLYDDLITSRMLCAGNLNGGVDACQGDSGGPLACTGKGNRWYLAGIVSWGEGCARRNRPGVYTKVTALYDWIRQNIN, encoded by the exons ATGATACGGGCTTTCCCCTCCAGCCGGGTTTCTGTGTACACCATACCAGCTCCACACGGCTCTGAGCAGACTGCGGGGCAG GAAAGTCCGCATATTCCCTACTGCCCGTGCTACCGAGAAGGCTTGTGTCAGAAGTACTGTTGCTTCAAAGGGGTGAGGTCGCGTTTCTGGAGAAGACAGCTTCTAGGAATACTACCTATAGTTTCTTTAACAGTTACCGGAATTGTGCTACTCCTGCACTATACGTTCT CTCCAGCTTTCTCCTTTATTTATATTGGTGGAAGTGTAGAAATTCCTAATTTGACTTATACAAATGACCTCAACGATCCAAAGTCACAGAAATTCCTCCTGCAAGCAGAAGCAATCCAAAATTAT TTTGCAGAATCATATGAGTCTTGCTCCTTGGGAAAGTACTACTTGAAGTCTGTAGTGGCTGCTTTCAG TGAAGGAGAGTCTGGACTTCGAGCTTACTACTGGAATACATTCTGGGCACCACAAGATATGGTTGCTTCTCTTAAAAAACTAACCCCAGTGGAACAAAAGGAAATCAGTAGTAAACAAGCAGCTCACATGTTCAGTTCTTCTGGGGAGGAAGATTTTGATCTCGTTACAATGGAGCTTTTTG TTTCAGATTCCACAGAATATGATGTGATGCTAAAATCAG CAGTATCCTTTGACCTGTATGCCAAGCCAGGTAACAACAGGACTCTAACTCTGATGAATCCCAAAAAGTCTTTTTATCAATGGAGACTGCGAGTTCCTTCTAACTATGTGGTGAGACTGGTAGTTATCACTTTGCATGGTGTTACTCCAGAGAGCTGTGCATCACACCACTTATCAGCATAtgatttccttcttcctctgcagaACAAGATCATTACAAG ATGGTGTGGACCTGGGGCCTGGACTACTCCTGTTGTACGTTTAACTTCATCAAGTAATGTAATGCTGCTTACCTTCTCACTGGACCGAAGAGAAGAAAGCCACGTATTAAAAGCTCACTTTCAAGCCATTCCTAAACTCA TGTGTGGTGGTCATTATATTTCCTGGAACGGGACACTGAGTTCCCCTTATTACCCAAGTTACTACCCACCAAACATTGACTGCAGCTGGATCATCAGA GCACCTTTACCTGGCTACAAGCTCTCATTAAAAATCCTCGTGATACAAATTCAAGAGAAGTCTCCAGGGTCCAGTAAATGTGATAAAGATTGGTTAGAAATTGATGGAGTTAG ATACTGTAAAGCTCTTtcagaaagcaacagaaacagAGAATATGGTTATTCTGTCGCAATCAACTTTCATTCTGATGAACTGGTCACCCACAGAGGGTTTTACATGGAATACAAAGCCTTCAGTCACACGGACC GTTGTAATCCAGAACAGTTGAAATGTGGTGATGGGAAGTGTAAGCATCAGTATAATACTTGCAAAGATGATGACAGCTGTGCGGAGGATAGTGATGAAAACATCTGCT CCTACAAAAGTTGCTCCCCTTATGCATACAAATGCCTCAATGGAAAATGTTTGCTGAAATCAAATCCTGAGTGTGATGGGAAAAGAGACTGTGCAGATGGATCTGATGAAATGAACTGTG CTTGTGGAAGACACCTgcttaagaaaaacagaattgtTGGAGGTGAAGATGCACGATCTGGAAAGTGGCCTTGGCAAGCGAGTTTACAGATGGGATCACGTGGCCATGTATGTGGGGCATCTGTTATTTCTAATAGGTGGCTCTTATCTGCTGCCCATTGCTTCCTGGATTCTGATTCTGTAAG ATACTCCGTTCCTTCAGGATGGAGAGCGTATATGGGCTTACATACTATTAAGGAGAAGAGCAATCGTGTAGCTATGAGGTCGATCAAAAGGATTATTGTCCACCCACAGTATGACCAATCTATCTCAGACTATGACATTGCCCTGTTGGAAATGGAGACACCTGTATTCTTCAGTGAGCTGGTACAGCCCATTTGTTTACCCAGCACCTCTAGAGTATTTGTTTATGGAACTGTCTGCTATGTAACTGGCTGGGGAGCCATAAAAGAAAAGA GTCATCTTGCTGAAACACTGAAGGAAGCTCGAGTAAGAATAATTAACCAAAGTGTTTGCAACAAGCTCTATGATGATCTTATCACATCACGTATGCTGTGTGCTGGGAATCTTAATGGTGGTGTTGATGCATGCCAG GGAGATTCTGGAGGTCCCTTGGCCTGCACAGGAAAAGGAAATAGATGGTACCTTGCTGGCATTGTGAGCTGGGGTGAAGGATGTGCTCGGCGCAATCGTCCTGGTGTATACACTAAGGTGACAGCACTCTATGACTGGATTCGTCAGAATATAAATTGA